One Amaranthus tricolor cultivar Red isolate AtriRed21 chromosome 1, ASM2621246v1, whole genome shotgun sequence DNA window includes the following coding sequences:
- the LOC130809430 gene encoding cryptochrome-1, protein MGRNSKTIVWFRRDLRIEDNPALAAAARDGSVLPVFIWCPKEEGQFFPGRVSRWWLKESLIHLDQSFRSLGVELVLIKAESTIDAILECINATGATKVVFNRLYDPVSLVRDHNVKQKLGELDIAVHSYNGDLLYEPWEVYDEKGHAFTTFAPFWEKCLSMQLDPASLPTPWRLFPATGSIKKFSIEELGLEDVSEKSSNALLGRAWSPGWMNANKALTEFVEQHLLDYSKNRVKVAGNSTSLLSPYLHFGELSVRKVFHCVQMKQMVWANEGNMCGLESVNKFLRAIGFREYSRYLCFNFPFTHERSLLNNLKYFPWNSDQALFKAWRQGRTGYPLVDAGMRELWATGWTHNRMRVIVSSFCVKVLLLPWRWGMKYFWDTLLDADLECDILGWQYISGSLPDGHDLHRLDDPELQGSKYDPEGEYIRQWLPELARMPTEWIHHPWDAPISVLKAAGVELGFNYPKPIIDLEMAREHLNDAICLMQGNAGAEETNGTSEVVVDNSENEGKMDTTRLDNSENRKSSIANIGLNPKPNCISGSSHDQQVPSMQNLNDNLLPNAKRPRVFEEDQGREACVHAFNENNEAFSVHEEDLCSTADSSSAKKQATSSFSFRVPHACSVSSKSKDFLCGESSDVNQSSKEHIDEE, encoded by the exons ATGGGAAGAAACTCTAAGACAATAGTTTGGTTTAGGAGGGATTTAAGGATAGAAGACAATCCTGCTTTAGCTGCTGCAGCCAGGGATGGTAGTGTATTGCCTGTGTTCATTTGGTGTCCAAAGGAAGAAGGCCAATTCTTCCCTGGCCGAGTTTCGAGGTGGTGGTTGAAGGAATCCTTGATCCATTTAGATCAGTCATTCAGGTCACTTGGAGTCGAACTCGTATTGATCAAAGCAGAGAGTACTATTGATGCTATTTTGGAATGCATAAATGCCACTGGAGCCACCAAAGTGGTGTTTAATCGTCTCTATG ATCCTGTTTCACTTGTTCGGGATCATAATGTCAAACAAAAACTTGGTGAGCTCGACATTGCTGTCCATAGCTACAATGGAGATTTGTTGTATGAACCGTGGGAGGTTTATGATGAGAAGGGACATGCTTTTACAACTTTTGCTCCTTTCTGGGAGAAGTGCTTGAGCATGCAACTCGATCCCGCTTCACTACCTACCCCTTGGCGCCTTTTTCCAGCAACAG GTTCTATCAAGAAATTTTCAATTGAGGAATTGGGTCTTGAGGATGTATCAGAAAAATCAAGCAATGCGTTGCTAGGAAGAGCTTGGTCCCCAGGCTGGATGAATGCTAATAAGGCTCTTACGGAGTTTGTCGAGCAACATCTGCTCGACTATTCCAAAAATAGGGTAAAGGTTGCAGGCAATTCAACATCACTATTATCCCCTTATCTTCATTTCGGGGAATTGAGCGTGAGAAAAGTTTTTCATTGTGTGCAAATGAAGCAGATGGTATGGGCAAATGAAGGGAATATGTGTGGTTTGGAAAGTGTAAATAAGTTCTTGAGGGCGATTGGATTTAGAGAATATTCTCGATACCTTTGCTTTAACTTTCCATTCACCCATGAAAGATCCTTACTAAACAATTTAAAGTACTTCCCTTGGAATTCGGACCAAGCACTTTTCAAGGCTTGGCGACAAGGGCGAACTGGTTATCCACTTGTTGACGCAGGAATGAGAGAGCTTTGGGCAACTGGGTGGACTCACAATAGAATGAGAGTAATAGTTTCAAGTTTTTGTGTGAAGGTTTTGCTGCTTCCTTGGCGATGGGGAATGAAATACTTTTGGGATACACTTCTAGATGCAGATTTGGAATGTGATATACTAGGTTGGCAATATATTTCTGGAAGCTTGCCAGATGGTCATGATCTTCACCGTCTAGATGACCCAGAG CTTCAAGGTTCTAAATATGACCCAGAGGGGGAATACATCCGACAGTGGCTACCAGAACTTGCAAGAATGCCAACCGAGTGGATTCATCATCCCTGGGATGCACCGATTTCAGTTCTTAAAGCTGCAGGAGTAGAGCTTGGATTCAATTATCCAAAACCAATCATAGATCTTGAGATGGCTAGAGAACATCTGAACGATGCTATATGTTTGATGCAAGGAAACGCTGGAGCTGAAGAAACAAATGGGACTAGTGAAGTTGTAGTCGACAACTCTGAAAATGAGGGGAAAATGGACACTACACGGCTCGATAACTCTGAAAATAGGAAATCATCTATCGCAAACATTGGCTTGAATCCAAAACCTAATTGCATTTCAGGGTCATCCCATGATCAACAGGTTCCCTCGATGCAAAATTTGAACGATAATCTTTTGCCAAATGCGAAGAGGCCTCGAGTTTTTGAAGAAGATCAAGGTCGTGAAGCTTGTGTACATGctttcaatgaaaataatgaagCATTTAGTGTTCATGAAGAAGACTTGTGTTCAACAGCCGATTCTTCATCAGCTAAGAAACAGGCAACAAGCAGTTTTTCATTCCGTGTCCCACATGCTTGTTCTGTATCATCAAAAAGCAAGGATTTTTTATGTGGCGAATCTTCTGATGTAAATCAATCCTCGAAAGAACATATTGATGAGGAGTAG